CGAGGATTATCTGGGCATTCCGCGGTTCCGCCACGGCGAGGCCGAACGCGAGGATCAGGTTGGTGTCGTCACCGGTCTGGCGTGGACGGAAGTCGGCGGTGAGCTGCTCACCATCGAAGGCGTGATGATGCCGGGCAAGGGCCGCATGACGGTCACCGGCAACCTCAAGGAAGTGATGAAGGAATCCATTTCCGCGGCGGCATCCTATGTCCGTTCGCGCGCCGTGGACTTCGGCATCGAGCCGCCGCGCTTCGACAAGAGCGACATCCACGTTCACGTTCCCGAAGGCGCAACCCCGAAGGACGGACCGTCCGCCGGTGTTGCCATGGCAACCGCCATCGTCTCCATCATGACCGGTATTCCGGTCTCGAAGGATGTGGCGATGACAGGCGAGATCACACTGCGTGGTCGCGTGCTGCCGATCGGCGGCCTGAAGGAAAAGCTGCTTGCGGCCCTGCGCGGCGGCATCAAGAAGGTGCTGATTCCGGAAGAAAACGCCAAGGATCTGGCGGAGATTCCGGACAATGTGAAGAACGAGATGGAAATCATCCCGGTTTCGCGCATGGGCGAGGTTATCAAGCACGCTCTCATTCGCCAGCCGGAACCCATCGAGTGGGATGGCAGCATTGAGACGCCTGTTATAGCAACGGTCGAAGGTGTCGACGACGGCAACCAGACGATCGCGCATTGATGGTGCGCATCGTCGCGGGGGCGAGAATCGCCTTTCGCGATGGGCAGTGCATAGAATCAATGCGTTAGGTGTCAGAGCGCGTGCGCGGCGCTCAGCTCCGCGCAACTGATGCCAAATTGGCACGAATATGTGGAAGGCCGGCAGAAATGTCGGCCTTTTTTGTGAAAAAAATCTCAGACCCCTTGTTTTTCAGGCGATTCCAGCGCTTTTGAGTTGCTGTGCGCGGATGCAAATGTATTCTGCGCCGGCTTAATTTTAGTCGTTTCAAACCATTGAAAGGGGTGGAAACATGAACAAGAACGAGCTCGTCTCTGCTGTTGCCGAAAAGGCTGGTCTCACGAAGGCAGATGCTGCTTCCGCTGTTGATGCCGTATTCGAAACCGTACAGGGCGAACTGAAGAACGGTGGCGACATCCGTCTCGCCGGCTTCGGCAGCTTCTCCGTAAGCCGTCGTGAAGCCTCCAAGGGCCGTAACCCTTCCACGGGTGCTGAAGTCGATATCCCGGCTCGCAACGTGCCGAAGTTCTCCGCAGGCAAGGGCCTGAAGGACGCCGTCAACTCGTAAGGTTTCCGGAAAGTTGCGATGTCCGGCGGCGGGCATGCGGCTTTTTCAGGCTCACGAGGAAACATGTTTTGACGCGCTCATGCCATTATCAGGTGTGAGGTGGCCTTCGAAAGCTCTTTCGGGCGGCCCGGTTTCACCCCTTATGGTGTGGATTGAAAGTCTCGAGGCGCCTGTGTAGCTTCCATTCGGACACACGGCGTTTCGAAAAGCGGAATGTGCGCATAAACACGAAAGCCCGGCCTCCATGGCCGGGCTTTTTGATTCTCCGCCATAAAATGTCATGCCACTGTCACGTCTTTGACGCAGAAGCCATGGGGTGTTTCTGGATCCAAGGGGGATTAAAATGGCGTTCCGATTTTCTCATGTGGCTTTGACCGCGGCATTGCTCACATCCGCTGCCTTTCCGGCCGCTGCCGAACCGGTTTTCAACCGCATCGCGTCTTTCCCGGTAGCGAAGAACCTGCCCGCGGACCAGGACGCCAAGTCCGTCACCTCGGCTGAAATCGTCACCGCCAGTGAAGATGGCAAGACGCTGATCTATTCGGACAGCCCGCTTGGCGGCATCGGTTTCATCGACATCACCGACGCAAAAGCCCCGAAGGCCGGCGGCGCATTGCTGCTGCAGGGCGAGCCGACCTCGGTTGCCGTTGCCGGTGCGAAGGTTCTGGCCGGCGTCAACACGTCGGAAAACCGTGCCAAGCCCTCGGGTAAGCTGGTAACGGTCGATATCGCCACCAAGAAGATCGAAGCGAGCTGTGATCTCGGCGGCCAGCCCGATTCCGTTGCCGTTTCTCCAGACAAGACCTTTGTCGCCATCGCGATCGAAAACGAGCGCGATGAAGAAGTGAATGAAGGCGCACTGCCGCAGATGCCGGCCGGTTATCTGGTAACGGTTGGCCTGAAAGACGGCGCGGCCGATTGCGCGACGCTGAAGAAGATCGACGTCACCGGTCTTTCTGAAATTTCCCCTGAGGATCCAGAGCCGGAATTCGTCTCGATCAACGCCAATGGCGAGATCGCGCTCACGATGCAGGAGAACAACCATATCGTCATTATCGACGGCAAGACCGGCACGGTGAAGACGCATTTCTCCGCCGGCACCGTCAATCTGGAAGGCATCGACACCAAGACCGATGGCCAGCTGAAGTTCACCGACAAGCAGGAAGGCCGCAAGCGCGAGCCGGATGCCGTGAAGTGGCTGGACAATGACCGTATCGTCATCGCCAATGAGGGCGACTGGCAGGGCGGATCGCGTGGCTTCACCATTTTCGACAAGACCGGTAAGCTTCTTTATGAAGCCGGTGCTTCGCTCGAGCATGCGGTTGCGGCCATCGGCCACTATCCGGAAAAGCGCTCCAAGGCCAAGGGCATCGAGCCGGAAGGTCTGGAGGCGGCAACCTTCGATGGCCAGAAGTACTTCTTCGTTCTTGCCGAGCGCGCCTCGGTCGTTGCCGTTTACAAGGATACCGGCGCAGAACCGCAGCTGACGCAGCTTCTGCCTTCGGGAATTTCGCCGGAAGGTGCTGTTGCCATTCCCTCGCGCAACCTTCTCGTCACGGCTAACGAGGCCGATCTGGCCGAGGGTGGCGGTGCTCGTTCGCACGTCATGCTCTATGAACGTGCGGAAGGCCAAGCGGCCTATCCGCAGCTCGTCTCCGCCACCGTCGATGGTGCGCCGATCGGCTGGGGTGCTCTTTCGGGTCTGGTTAGCGATGCCGAAAAGCCAGGCATTCTCTACGCCGTGTCCGACTCGGTCTATGGCAACCAGCCGTCGATCTATACCATCGACGCCACGAAGAAGCCCGCCGCCATCACCAGCGTTCTGCGTGTGAAGCGTGACGGCATCGCGGCCCAGAAACTCGATATCGAAGGCATTACCCTCGATGGCAAGGGCGGCTTCTGGCTGGCCTCTGAGGGCGACAGCGCCAAGCTCGTCCCGCACGCGCTCTACAACGTCAACGCCAAGGGTGAAATCAAGGCTGAGATCGCGCTGCCTAAGGAACTGCTTGCCGGTGATACCCGCTTCGGTTTCGAAGGCGTGACCATGGTCGGCAAGGGCGATGACGCCACGCTGTGGATGGCCGTGCAGCGCGAATGGGGCACGGATGAGAAGGGCTTCGTCAAGCTCGTCTCCTATAACCCGAAGTCCAAGGAGTGGGGCGCCGTGCGTTACCCGCTCGACAAGACCGAGGCCGGCTGGGTCGGCCTTTCTGAAATCACCGCGCAGGGCGATAATGTCTATATCGTCGAACGCGACAACCAGATCGGCGACAAGGCCAAGATCAAGAAGCTCTACCGCGTCGCGATCGCCGACCTGAAGCCGGGCAAGATCGGTGGCGAGCTGCCGCTGGTGGCCAAGCAGGAAGCGCATGATTTCCTGCCCGATCTCAAGGCGCAGACCAACGGTTACGTCGTCGACAAGCTTGAAGGCTTCACCTTCGACAAGGCGGGAACAGCGTATGCCGTGACCGACAATGACGGTGTGGACGATTCTTCTGGCGAGACGCTGTTCTTCACCGTCAATCTGAAAGCCATCAACTGATCGTGCCGAGTGGCGTTACAAATGAGAAAAGCCGGGCATAGCCCGGCTTTTTTGTATCGCCAAGAGACCCATGGGCGGTATCGCCAATCTTGCACGATGCGTGACGAGGCAAGCCGCAACATCGGCATTGCTCGTTAGGTATAGGATCTTTGAGGATTTCGTCCGGAGACTCGCCGGGAAAATGCCGCGGACCGATCCTGATGGATCAACGTCCCGGGGAACTGCGGCTTTTGGGAGTATCTTCTTTTTCCGAGTCCTGCTGAACCCAGCGGAAAAAAATATAAACAGGCAGCGCAATAAGCGCGAGAGTTACAAACGCGTCGATCGACATGGTTTCATCCATCAGTTCAGCCGTTCATCATGAAACGGTACGCAAATAATGCCCGAAATCTCTTTAAAAAGTCTGAATCTGCTTATTTTTCGGTATGTTACGGAGTGGAACACAGATTCGGCCCAGTTGTCGGAAACCGGAACAGGAGTCCCGATTTGGAATAGATGAGGGTGGGAAAAAACGATTGCCGCCGTTCCGGAGTACGAAACCCGTCCTCTAGCGCAAAATCGGGGAGGGCTGTCTGATTCCCGTACGGGAAATTAAAGATGAAGTGCTTAGCGATGCGCAAAGCAATCGTCTTGGAGAACGTATATCAGGAGGTTTTAAGAAAATGGTGGGCGATGAGAGACTCGAACTCCCGACATCCTCGGTGTAAACGAGGCGCTCTACCAACTGAGCTAATCGCCCTTCGCGTCTTGCGGATCATGTCCGCCGCGTCGGTGGCCGTGATGTATGCGGATCGGAAAAAAACCGCAAGAGCTTTTGTGAAGTTTTTTTGTTTTTTTTCCGGGCAACTTTTCCCGTCGCGAAAGGCGAGGGGCAAAAAGCCGGGAACTGCGGGCTTTTTGGCAAAACCCGGCCTCGGCGACGCCCTTACGGCTTTATAGAAAACCTGCGCTGGAGGCCTGCGGCTGTGGACAAGTTTTTTGTTTTCGTTGTGTAAAGCCCGGAAAACAGGGGCTTTGCAGCAATCGTGTTTAAAGGTCTTCCGGTTTTTCCCGATCAAAATGAAGAAGCTTATTCTTTTGTCGTGAAACCTGCTTGACACCCCCGCACGAACGCCGTAGTTAGCCGCTCAACGAACAGCCGAGGCTGGTTCGTACGGCGGGACAAGCTCCTGTCGTCAGGATAAGCGGGTGTAGCTCAGTTGGTTAGAGTGCCGGCCTGTCACGCCGGAGGTCGCGGGTTCGAGCCCCGTCACTCGCGCCATCCTGTTCCTCGGAAAATACGCAGACGAATGTCTGTGGAGCGCGGGTGTAGCTCAGTCGGTTAGAGTGCCGGCCTGTCACGCCGGAGGTCGCGGGTTCGAGCCCCGTCACTCGCGCCATTTCTCTCTCATGAAATGTCTCCAAAAAACGAAGCAGACGCCTCGAGCGCCCACTTTGGTGTCGGTGTTTCTGGTGGCTGATTCCAGCCTTAATATGCGCGTTTTTTCCTGCATTTTACAGTCAAGTTTCGATTCCCAGAAACCGTCACTTCACCACCATTCCGACTTAAAATTCGTGTGACTTTTTTGCGGTTGCGTCCTTCAATCGATTATTATTGTATTTGAGGGGCTTAGGCCGGAATTGTGGCCCAAATTTGCGTCAATTCCGGCAATATTGTTGCCAATCAATGCGGCAGGTGTCTTGAAATGGTGCCTAAACTCTTGCAGAGAGGGCGCGGCTGCGCTAACCACTTTGGCGTTGCAACATATTTGTCCGCTCTTTGAGACTCCGGTCACAAAGGCAGGTCCGGCACCCGGCCGGGCAAGGAAGAGACCATGACTGAACTCCTCAGTTCCTACATTCCGATCGCAATTTTCATCGGTATCGCTCTCGTCATCGGCCTGGCGCTTCTCATTGCGCCTTTCGCTGTCGCCTATAAGGCACCGGACCCCGAAAAGCTCTCCGCTTTCGAGTGCGGTTTCAATGCCTTTGACGACGCCCGCATGAAGTTCGATATCCGTTTTTATCTTGTATCGATCCTCTTCATCATCTTCGATCTGGAAGTCGCCTTCCTGTTTCCCTGGGCGGTGTCTTTCGGCGAGATGGGTTGGTTCGGTTTCTGGTCGATGATGGTGTTCCTCGCGGTCCTCACCATCGGCTTTATCTATGAGTGGAAGAAGGGAGCGCTGGAATGGGCATGAGCCAGAACAACAGCACGCTCGTTGCGCCGCAGCCGAAGGGGATCATCGATCCCGCAACCGGCAAGCCGGTTGGCAGCAACGACGCCTACTTCACGGAAATCAATGACGAGCTGGCCGACAAGGGCTTTCTCGTCACCTCGACCGACGAGCTGATCACCTGGGCGCGCACCGGCTCGCTGATGTGGATGCAGTTCGGTCTCGCCTGCTGCGCCGTTGAAGGCCTGATGCAGGCTTCCGGACCGCGTTATGATATGGAGCGCTTCGGTGTCGCCCCGCGCGCCTCACCGCGCCAGTCGGACGTCATGATCGTTGCCGGCACGCTGACCAACAAGATGGCGCCCGCTCTGCGCAAGGTCTATGACCAGATGCCTGAGCCGCGTTACGTCATCTCCATGGGCTCCTGCGCCAATGGCGGCGGTTATTACCATTATTCCTACGCCGTGGTGCGTGGCTGTGACCGCGTTGTGCCGGTGGATATCTACGTTCCGGGCTGTCCCCCCACGGCGGAGGCGCTGCTTTACGGCGTGCTTCTGCTGCAAAAGAAAATTCGTCGTACCGGTACGATCGAGCGCTAAGGGCAAAGGACGGATTTCGGAATGAGCGAAGCTCTCAATGATCTTGCTGCTTACGTCAAGGAAGCGCGTGGTTCTCTCGTGGTATCGGCCGATATCGCCTATGGCGAGCTGACGCTGAATACCACGCCTGAAAACGTGATCGCGCTTTTGACCTTCCTGCGCGACGACGTGCAGTGCGGCTTCGTCAACATCATCGATATTTGCGGCGTAGACTGGCCGCAGCGCGAGAAGCGTTTCGATGTCGTCTACCATCTGCTGTCGCCACGCCAGAACCTGCGCGTGCGCATCAAGCTGCAGGTCGCGGAAGACGAAGGCGTGCCTTCTTCGACACCTGTTTACATGGGCGCGGAATGGTTCGAGCGCGAAGCCTGGGATATGTATGGCATTCCTTTCGAGGGCCACAAGGACCTGCGCCGCATCCTCACGGATTACGGTTTCGAAGGCCACCCGCTGCGCAAGGATTTTCCGGTTACCGGCTTTGTGGAAGTGCGTTACGATGACGTGCTGAAGCGGGTTCTTTATGAACCGGTCGAATTGAAGCAGGAATTCCGCAATTTCGATTTCCTTTCCCCGTGGGAAGGAACGGAATATGTTCTCCCGGGTGACGAAAAGGCCAAGCAATGAGCGAAGCCCCCGCGACAGAGCATGGACAATGTCTTTGCGGCGCCGTTGGCTTCACAGCCACGCTCGGTGCCCGCGAATTCGGCGTCTGCCATTGCTCCATGTGCCGCCGCTGGTCCGGTGGTGCGTTCATGGCTGTCGAATGCACTGATATCGCCTTTGAAAACGAGCAAAGACTCGGCGTCTATTCTTCGTCGAAGTGGGGCGAGCGTTGCTTCTGCAAGAACTGCGGCAGCACGCTGGTGTGGCGCTCCAAGGATGGCAAACATTTTGCCGTTTCGCTGCAGGCGTTCGACAAGCCGTCCAGCTTCACCTTCGTGCAGCAGATTTTCACGGATGAAAAGCCTTCGAGCTATTCGTTCGCGCAGACCACGCAAAACATGACCGGCCCCGAATTCATCGCCATGATCACCTCGGCGGAGCACTAGAATGACTGAGCATAACGTCCGCAATTTCACGATCAACTTCGGTCCGGAACACCCTTCCGCGCACGGCGTGCTGCGTCTGGTTCTGGAACTGGACGGCGAAATCGTCGAGCGTGTCGATCCGCATATCGGTCTTCTGCATCGCGGCACCGAAAAGCTGATCGAGACCAAGACCTATCTCCAGGCCGTTCCTTACTTCGACCGCCTCGATTACGTCGCGCCGATGAACCAGGAACACGCTTTCGCGCTTGCCGTCGAAAAGCTGCTTGGCCTTGAAATCCCGATGCGCGGCCAGCTGATCCGCGTTCTCTATTCGGAAATCGGCCGCATCCTGTCGCACATCATGAACGTGACGACGCAGGCCATGGACGTCGGCGCGATGACGCCGCCCGTCTGGGGCTTCGAAGAGCGCGAAAAGCTGATGGTGTTCTATGAGCGCGCCTGCGGCGCCCGCATGCACTCGGCTTATGTCCGTCCGGGCGGCGTGCACCAGGATCTGCCGCCGGAACTGGTGGACGATATCGGCAAGTGGTGCGATCCGTTCCTCACCGTTCTCGACAACATCGAAGGTCTTCTGACCGACAACCGTATCTACAAGCAGCGTAACGTCGATATCGGCGTCGTGTCGCTGGAAGATGCGTTTGCCTGGGGCTTCACGGGCGTGATGGTGCGCGGTTCGGGCGCTGCCTGGGATCTGCGCCGTTCGCAGCCCTATGAATGTTATTCCGATCTGGAATTCGACATTCCCGTTGGCAAGAACGGCGACTGCTATGACCGTTACCTGATCCGCATGCAGGAAATGCGCGAATCGGTAAAGATCATGAAGCAGTGCGTCGATCGTCTGTCCGGCAAACACCGCATCGGCCCGGTCTCTTCGCTTGACGGCAAGGTTGTTCCGCCCAAGCGTGGCGAAATGAAGCGTTCGATGGAAGCTCTGATCCATCACTTCAAGCTCTACACCGAAGGTTACCACGTTCCGGCCGGCGAAGTTTACGCCGCCGTCGAGGCGCCGAAGGGCGAGTTCGGCGTTTACGTGGTTGCCGACGGTTCCAACAAGCCCTACCGCTGCAAGATCCGCGCGCCGGGTTATGCACACCTGCAGGCGATGGATTTCCTGTGCAAGGGCCATCAGCTTGCCGACGTTACAGCCGTGCTCGGCTCTCTCGACATCGTGTTCGGGGAGGTCGACCGCTGATGCGTCTGCCGCTGGCCATACCGGCTTTTCTCGCTGCGATGTCCACCCCCGTTCTCGCCCAGACGGCGACGGACGAGGGCGGTGTATCGCTGTCGGGCGGCGGCTCTTCGACCATCAAGCAGCTTCTGTCTTCGGGATACGAGATCAAGGCCTCGGTTCCCAATGGCAGCAAGTTCATCGTGTTCATGCAAAAAGACAAGGCGGCTTACGCCTGCGAATTCGTCACGGTGGCGAGATCGCGTTGTGAGACGTTAAACTGAAAAGGCGTGAGGAAGTATGTCCGTTCGTCGACTAGCCGAAGATCAGTTCCAGCCCGTGGCATTTGCCTTCAATGCGGATAATACCGCATGGGCGGAAAAGACGATCCAGAAATACCCCGCGGGACGCCAGCAATCGGCGGTTATCCCGCTGCTCATGCGCGCGCAGGAGCAGGACGGCTGGGTTACCCGCGCCGCCATCGAAAAAGTCGCAGACATGCTGGATATGGCCTATATCCGTGTTCTTGAGGTGGCGACCTTCTATACCCAGTTCCAGCTGAAGCCGGTTGGCACGCGTGCCC
This window of the Agrobacterium fabrum str. C58 genome carries:
- the hupB gene encoding DNA-binding protein HupB; the encoded protein is MNKNELVSAVAEKAGLTKADAASAVDAVFETVQGELKNGGDIRLAGFGSFSVSRREASKGRNPSTGAEVDIPARNVPKFSAGKGLKDAVNS
- a CDS encoding esterase-like activity of phytase family protein; its protein translation is MAFRFSHVALTAALLTSAAFPAAAEPVFNRIASFPVAKNLPADQDAKSVTSAEIVTASEDGKTLIYSDSPLGGIGFIDITDAKAPKAGGALLLQGEPTSVAVAGAKVLAGVNTSENRAKPSGKLVTVDIATKKIEASCDLGGQPDSVAVSPDKTFVAIAIENERDEEVNEGALPQMPAGYLVTVGLKDGAADCATLKKIDVTGLSEISPEDPEPEFVSINANGEIALTMQENNHIVIIDGKTGTVKTHFSAGTVNLEGIDTKTDGQLKFTDKQEGRKREPDAVKWLDNDRIVIANEGDWQGGSRGFTIFDKTGKLLYEAGASLEHAVAAIGHYPEKRSKAKGIEPEGLEAATFDGQKYFFVLAERASVVAVYKDTGAEPQLTQLLPSGISPEGAVAIPSRNLLVTANEADLAEGGGARSHVMLYERAEGQAAYPQLVSATVDGAPIGWGALSGLVSDAEKPGILYAVSDSVYGNQPSIYTIDATKKPAAITSVLRVKRDGIAAQKLDIEGITLDGKGGFWLASEGDSAKLVPHALYNVNAKGEIKAEIALPKELLAGDTRFGFEGVTMVGKGDDATLWMAVQREWGTDEKGFVKLVSYNPKSKEWGAVRYPLDKTEAGWVGLSEITAQGDNVYIVERDNQIGDKAKIKKLYRVAIADLKPGKIGGELPLVAKQEAHDFLPDLKAQTNGYVVDKLEGFTFDKAGTAYAVTDNDGVDDSSGETLFFTVNLKAIN
- a CDS encoding NADH-quinone oxidoreductase subunit A codes for the protein MTELLSSYIPIAIFIGIALVIGLALLIAPFAVAYKAPDPEKLSAFECGFNAFDDARMKFDIRFYLVSILFIIFDLEVAFLFPWAVSFGEMGWFGFWSMMVFLAVLTIGFIYEWKKGALEWA
- a CDS encoding NuoB/complex I 20 kDa subunit family protein — its product is MGMSQNNSTLVAPQPKGIIDPATGKPVGSNDAYFTEINDELADKGFLVTSTDELITWARTGSLMWMQFGLACCAVEGLMQASGPRYDMERFGVAPRASPRQSDVMIVAGTLTNKMAPALRKVYDQMPEPRYVISMGSCANGGGYYHYSYAVVRGCDRVVPVDIYVPGCPPTAEALLYGVLLLQKKIRRTGTIER
- a CDS encoding NADH-quinone oxidoreductase subunit C; protein product: MSEALNDLAAYVKEARGSLVVSADIAYGELTLNTTPENVIALLTFLRDDVQCGFVNIIDICGVDWPQREKRFDVVYHLLSPRQNLRVRIKLQVAEDEGVPSSTPVYMGAEWFEREAWDMYGIPFEGHKDLRRILTDYGFEGHPLRKDFPVTGFVEVRYDDVLKRVLYEPVELKQEFRNFDFLSPWEGTEYVLPGDEKAKQ
- a CDS encoding GFA family protein, which translates into the protein MSEAPATEHGQCLCGAVGFTATLGAREFGVCHCSMCRRWSGGAFMAVECTDIAFENEQRLGVYSSSKWGERCFCKNCGSTLVWRSKDGKHFAVSLQAFDKPSSFTFVQQIFTDEKPSSYSFAQTTQNMTGPEFIAMITSAEH
- a CDS encoding NADH-quinone oxidoreductase subunit D, with the translated sequence MTEHNVRNFTINFGPEHPSAHGVLRLVLELDGEIVERVDPHIGLLHRGTEKLIETKTYLQAVPYFDRLDYVAPMNQEHAFALAVEKLLGLEIPMRGQLIRVLYSEIGRILSHIMNVTTQAMDVGAMTPPVWGFEEREKLMVFYERACGARMHSAYVRPGGVHQDLPPELVDDIGKWCDPFLTVLDNIEGLLTDNRIYKQRNVDIGVVSLEDAFAWGFTGVMVRGSGAAWDLRRSQPYECYSDLEFDIPVGKNGDCYDRYLIRMQEMRESVKIMKQCVDRLSGKHRIGPVSSLDGKVVPPKRGEMKRSMEALIHHFKLYTEGYHVPAGEVYAAVEAPKGEFGVYVVADGSNKPYRCKIRAPGYAHLQAMDFLCKGHQLADVTAVLGSLDIVFGEVDR